In the Phycisphaerales bacterium genome, one interval contains:
- a CDS encoding FliI/YscN family ATPase produces MNGLQQHIERVATMETMELSGSVVSVQGLSVQVEDLPVPIGGLVRFEQRGQQLHQEQNAPRGEVIGFTQGASIVMLFGESTGISPGTRVTGEQSAQTVQVGEGLLGRVINGLGRPIDGKGPVPHTRPRLLMPDPTTALRRRRIQNPLPTGIRVIDAMIPIGKGQRVGVFSGPGVGKSTLLSSIARNASADVNVIGLIGERGREVRDFLEQALGPEGLARSVVVVSTGDESPLMRSRAAFVACSVAEHFRDQNQDVLLIMDSITRFAQAQRQIGLTAGEHPATRGYTPSVFSSLPRLLERAGTLESGGSITGLYSVLVEGDDLSEPIADAARGVLDGHMVLSRSLAARGHHPAIDLADSISRVADDICGKPHQAARRCLSSLLAAYRGSEELITIGAYAKGSDPECDCAISMMPQLDEFLRQGEHEKASYPETCKRIVELAAHSQIQNAQQMRVAAMSPGQQVATTGMGKNRNTGL; encoded by the coding sequence TTGAATGGGCTTCAACAACATATTGAACGAGTAGCGACTATGGAAACGATGGAACTGTCTGGTTCTGTTGTTTCGGTTCAAGGGCTGAGCGTGCAAGTAGAGGATCTTCCAGTCCCTATTGGTGGCTTAGTGCGCTTTGAGCAACGCGGTCAGCAGCTGCATCAGGAGCAGAACGCGCCTCGCGGTGAAGTCATTGGTTTTACGCAAGGGGCGAGCATTGTCATGCTCTTTGGTGAGTCTACGGGTATTTCGCCTGGTACGCGTGTCACAGGAGAACAGTCCGCCCAGACTGTTCAGGTGGGGGAAGGCCTACTCGGACGCGTGATTAATGGTCTTGGGCGTCCGATCGATGGAAAGGGACCGGTGCCTCATACCAGACCACGACTGTTGATGCCGGATCCAACAACAGCGCTTCGGCGACGTCGTATTCAAAATCCACTTCCGACTGGGATTCGCGTCATTGATGCCATGATTCCTATTGGAAAAGGGCAGCGAGTCGGTGTCTTCTCTGGGCCTGGTGTTGGCAAGTCGACTCTGTTGTCATCAATTGCAAGAAATGCAAGCGCTGACGTGAATGTCATCGGTCTGATTGGGGAGCGAGGCCGTGAGGTCCGAGACTTCTTGGAGCAAGCACTCGGGCCTGAGGGATTAGCTCGTTCTGTGGTTGTGGTTTCGACAGGTGATGAGTCTCCATTGATGCGTTCTCGGGCGGCATTTGTTGCTTGTAGTGTGGCGGAGCACTTTAGAGATCAGAATCAAGATGTGCTTTTGATCATGGACTCAATCACTAGATTTGCGCAAGCACAAAGACAAATTGGTTTAACTGCTGGAGAGCATCCAGCGACGCGTGGTTATACGCCTTCTGTTTTTTCCTCGCTGCCAAGACTCTTAGAGCGAGCTGGTACTTTGGAAAGCGGTGGTTCTATTACCGGCTTATATTCCGTTCTTGTTGAAGGTGATGATCTCTCTGAGCCCATTGCCGATGCTGCTCGAGGCGTGCTTGACGGACACATGGTCTTGAGCCGTTCTTTAGCAGCTCGAGGGCATCATCCAGCCATTGATTTGGCTGATTCAATTTCACGGGTTGCAGATGATATCTGTGGAAAGCCACATCAAGCTGCGCGTCGCTGTTTGAGTAGCTTACTGGCAGCATATAGGGGTTCTGAGGAACTTATTACGATCGGCGCCTATGCCAAGGGCTCTGATCCTGAATGTGATTGCGCTATTTCTATGATGCCGCAATTAGATGAGTTTCTTCGCCAAGGCGAACATGAGAAGGCGTCATACCCAGAGACTTGTAAGCGCATTGTGGAGTTGGCAGCTCATTCTCAGATTCAAAATGCCCAGCAGATGCGTGTTGCTGCAATGAGCCCTGGACAACAGGTTGCAACGACTGGAATGGGCAAAAATAGGAATACAGGCTTATGA
- the fliE gene encoding flagellar hook-basal body complex protein FliE has product MSDPLGLIGNSVTTVKGPLQKQNPLGPPGTAPTGPEFKQVLQGQLDQVNQLQADATAAMEDLSAGRRDDIEQVMIATQKADTAFKMLLQVRNKVLEAYDEIKQTRV; this is encoded by the coding sequence ATGAGTGATCCATTAGGACTGATCGGCAATTCAGTAACAACCGTCAAGGGACCGCTGCAGAAGCAGAATCCACTTGGCCCACCCGGTACTGCGCCGACTGGGCCAGAGTTCAAGCAGGTTTTGCAAGGTCAGCTTGATCAGGTCAATCAATTGCAGGCAGATGCAACCGCTGCAATGGAAGATCTTTCGGCAGGGCGGCGTGATGATATTGAACAAGTCATGATTGCAACACAGAAGGCAGATACAGCCTTTAAGATGCTTCTTCAGGTACGCAATAAGGTGTTAGAAGCATATGATGAGATTAAGCAGACGCGGGTTTAG
- the flgC gene encoding flagellar basal body rod protein FlgC: protein MFEALDISTTGLIAQHTRLNVISNNIANAETILNEKGEYAPYRRRAAILAAGDGMTGSTEGVSVIEIELDQSDFQMRYEPGSPWADEAGYVGYPNVSVVVEQMNALEAARSYEANISAIEASKAMINAALQIIG, encoded by the coding sequence ATGTTTGAAGCACTTGATATATCAACGACTGGACTGATCGCTCAGCACACAAGGCTGAATGTCATTTCCAACAACATTGCCAATGCTGAGACGATCCTTAATGAAAAGGGTGAGTATGCCCCTTATCGGCGGCGCGCAGCGATACTGGCCGCCGGTGACGGCATGACAGGTAGCACTGAAGGTGTCAGCGTCATTGAGATCGAGTTAGACCAAAGTGACTTTCAGATGCGATATGAGCCTGGATCGCCTTGGGCTGACGAGGCTGGCTATGTGGGCTACCCAAACGTCTCTGTTGTGGTCGAGCAGATGAATGCCCTCGAAGCGGCTCGGTCCTATGAAGCAAATATTTCAGCTATTGAGGCCTCTAAAGCCATGATTAATGCAGCGTTACAGATCATCGGATGA
- the fliG gene encoding flagellar motor switch protein FliG — protein sequence MIPLPRQQLPDQCDDLSGVQKAAILLLALDHESSAALLRELPDDLVAQVTTTIATVRDVPKGLSESVVQEFYNVQLAGFQSRSGGIDSVKTMLSQALGVESADRILQSIEEEAEKRPFSFLHGAEPGTIRAFVRDEHPQTISLVMSYLDPEDRSAVLSGLPAQIQIEVVRRIAVMDQTSPEVIEEVEAGLRTRFAGVDNASMERLGGVDAAAEILNQCDRSMERTILEALEESDATLATEIRKRMFVFEDILNVNDKGVQGILKEVDNDELCISLKTASEELKEKIFSNMSTRASDLIKEDMQYMGPLRVSDVEAAQQRIVEIVRRLEEAGEIIIIGRGGESDLVV from the coding sequence GTGATTCCACTTCCTAGGCAACAACTTCCTGATCAATGCGATGATCTAAGTGGCGTGCAAAAGGCAGCAATATTACTCTTGGCGTTAGACCATGAGTCTTCTGCAGCTTTGCTGCGTGAGCTGCCAGATGATTTAGTGGCCCAAGTGACAACGACGATTGCAACTGTCAGAGATGTGCCCAAGGGACTCAGTGAATCGGTTGTGCAAGAGTTCTACAATGTGCAGTTGGCGGGTTTCCAGTCACGTTCTGGCGGTATTGATTCAGTTAAGACAATGCTCTCTCAAGCGCTCGGCGTGGAGTCTGCTGATCGTATTCTCCAGTCAATTGAGGAAGAAGCTGAAAAGCGGCCGTTCTCATTTTTGCACGGAGCAGAGCCTGGCACCATTCGAGCATTTGTGCGAGATGAGCATCCTCAAACAATTTCTCTTGTCATGAGTTATCTCGATCCAGAAGACCGATCTGCGGTTCTGAGTGGTTTGCCTGCGCAGATTCAGATTGAAGTTGTTCGTCGCATTGCAGTTATGGATCAAACGAGTCCAGAAGTGATCGAAGAAGTCGAAGCAGGATTGAGGACACGATTTGCGGGTGTTGATAATGCTTCGATGGAACGGTTGGGTGGTGTGGATGCAGCAGCTGAAATACTTAATCAGTGTGATCGATCAATGGAGCGAACAATTCTTGAAGCATTAGAAGAATCAGATGCAACGCTAGCAACAGAGATTCGTAAACGAATGTTCGTGTTCGAAGACATACTCAATGTAAATGACAAAGGTGTTCAAGGTATTCTCAAGGAAGTGGATAATGATGAGCTTTGTATAAGTCTTAAGACCGCGAGTGAAGAACTTAAAGAGAAAATTTTCAGCAATATGTCTACGCGCGCTTCAGATCTTATTAAAGAAGACATGCAGTACATGGGGCCCTTGCGTGTATCTGATGTAGAAGCTGCCCAGCAGCGTATTGTTGAAATTGTGCGTCGACTAGAAGAAGCCGGGGAGATCATCATCATAGGGCGTGGTGGGGAAAGCGATCTCGTGGTCTAA
- the flgB gene encoding flagellar basal body rod protein FlgB, producing MINGVTNSMGLDVLERMVQFSAARHEVIANNVANLSTPGFQAQDLSVEAFQGQLADAIDQRRSGSGGASQSLQMTNTSQVEFLKDGLNVQPESDGQNILFHDKNNRSLERTMQDLVKNFMTFQASAQLLRNRFDIINTAISERV from the coding sequence ATGATTAACGGCGTAACAAATTCGATGGGACTTGATGTATTGGAGCGAATGGTGCAATTCTCTGCCGCGCGGCATGAGGTCATTGCGAACAATGTCGCCAATCTATCGACGCCTGGTTTTCAAGCTCAGGACTTGTCTGTTGAGGCCTTTCAAGGCCAACTTGCGGATGCCATTGACCAAAGGCGCAGCGGCTCGGGTGGTGCTAGTCAAAGCTTGCAGATGACCAATACAAGCCAAGTTGAGTTTCTTAAAGATGGCCTCAATGTTCAACCAGAATCGGATGGGCAGAACATCCTTTTTCACGACAAAAATAATCGAAGTCTTGAACGTACGATGCAAGATCTGGTCAAGAATTTTATGACGTTTCAGGCGTCAGCCCAGTTGCTACGGAATCGTTTTGACATCATTAATACAGCTATTTCTGAGCGGGTCTGA
- a CDS encoding flagellar hook capping FlgD N-terminal domain-containing protein, translated as MTDISALAGTASVDRNPSNGFASMTSEDFMKIIFTELAYQDPLSPTDSTAMLQQLDSIRSIEADLRLNEDLKALVSQNQLAAASSMVGKFIGGMAGDFGRVAGYVVSVIKEGDSVNMELDTGFVVPFESVETIVDPSIFENLGDSTDETSTEGTGDESGAAGTDDSADETGTDDGGTSDGTGTDSGTGGDAGTSGEGGEEPG; from the coding sequence ATGACAGATATCTCAGCTCTTGCGGGAACAGCGAGTGTTGATCGAAATCCGAGTAACGGATTCGCGTCAATGACCAGTGAGGACTTCATGAAGATTATCTTCACGGAGTTGGCTTATCAGGACCCACTGTCGCCGACTGACTCGACGGCAATGTTGCAGCAGCTCGATTCAATCCGATCCATAGAAGCTGATCTACGTCTCAACGAGGACCTTAAGGCATTGGTCTCTCAGAATCAGTTGGCAGCAGCAAGCTCAATGGTTGGCAAGTTTATAGGTGGTATGGCTGGAGACTTCGGCCGGGTTGCTGGTTATGTCGTCTCAGTTATCAAAGAAGGTGACAGTGTCAATATGGAATTGGATACTGGATTCGTTGTGCCGTTTGAATCGGTAGAAACGATTGTCGACCCATCTATCTTTGAAAATCTAGGCGACTCTACTGATGAGACATCAACAGAGGGCACTGGTGACGAAAGTGGTGCTGCGGGGACCGATGATTCAGCAGATGAGACGGGTACGGATGACGGTGGTACATCTGATGGAACTGGTACAGATTCGGGTACCGGCGGTGATGCCGGTACGAGCGGTGAAGGCGGTGAGGAGCCTGGTTGA
- a CDS encoding flagellar hook-length control protein FliK has translation MSSTLMQNPMLLTQQSTIPKVSVPTPCRNCASRETKTAEIPFHEYAKAEHQSGALAGAGESLIQQQEPEVVVPDQENAVEVAADSAFEANASVDQPKAPVVGDATSGVIVVQDVVEAAISNIQVGLESMPSLVAMPDAPPSSAHIPQDVSGMSESASFFANLAIGAQGDLVSSTGAVAARSMNLQQLEAGHESHRLGMSAESIAVKQTLLEQISSMSKQVPGAESQSKESLQLSRSPELASTSLVDKLRGQLNQKPIQSLLLSANENTSSLNHGKNQLDPKQISTKVIQQNAGLRQFGEDHSFSPAQARAEQVDMQLQHQRMMKVSNAPLSEPLRAANVSAVGDAVQGSAHAPLSSPIFLGEALDSPLVARGSVLLNGGSTTTSVATDASNGLIQDRSELNQMGTRLVRGMSAMLNQNGGMMRMRLEPDALGEVRIQMNLNRGSVSVSFEASSAEARGLIQQHLQTLEAALKAQGMTVEQLTVKGGQSTAGQSSESQQGQYGDEAGEREEHGQDRGDHNSEKRAGEDRFAPLLDLLNLESIAVEEKEHLSTEAM, from the coding sequence ATGAGTTCAACACTAATGCAAAACCCAATGCTCCTAACGCAACAATCCACAATACCGAAGGTGTCGGTGCCGACACCTTGTAGGAACTGCGCTAGTCGAGAAACAAAAACGGCTGAAATACCATTTCATGAATATGCGAAGGCAGAGCATCAGAGCGGTGCGTTGGCCGGTGCAGGGGAATCACTGATTCAGCAGCAGGAGCCAGAAGTGGTGGTTCCAGACCAGGAAAATGCGGTCGAAGTCGCAGCAGACTCCGCATTTGAGGCCAACGCCAGCGTTGATCAACCGAAGGCTCCAGTCGTCGGTGATGCAACCAGTGGTGTGATCGTGGTCCAAGATGTCGTGGAAGCAGCCATTTCAAACATCCAAGTGGGCCTTGAATCGATGCCATCATTGGTCGCCATGCCAGATGCCCCGCCGAGCAGTGCTCATATTCCGCAAGATGTATCTGGTATGTCTGAATCAGCATCGTTCTTCGCAAATTTGGCGATCGGTGCTCAGGGCGACTTGGTCAGTAGTACTGGAGCAGTCGCGGCTCGTTCGATGAATTTGCAACAGCTCGAAGCAGGGCATGAATCTCATCGTCTTGGTATGTCTGCTGAATCAATTGCTGTGAAGCAAACATTACTTGAACAAATATCATCAATGAGCAAGCAAGTGCCTGGAGCAGAAAGCCAGTCGAAGGAAAGTCTTCAGCTTTCTAGATCACCAGAATTAGCATCTACTTCGCTCGTAGATAAGTTGCGTGGCCAACTCAATCAGAAGCCGATTCAGTCGCTTCTGTTATCAGCAAATGAGAATACGTCATCACTAAATCATGGTAAAAATCAGTTAGATCCGAAGCAGATATCTACAAAGGTGATTCAGCAAAATGCTGGCCTACGCCAGTTTGGCGAAGATCACTCTTTTTCGCCAGCTCAAGCACGAGCTGAGCAAGTTGATATGCAGTTGCAGCATCAGCGAATGATGAAGGTATCAAATGCTCCCTTAAGTGAGCCGCTGAGAGCAGCAAACGTTTCGGCCGTTGGAGATGCTGTTCAGGGAAGCGCTCACGCGCCTTTGTCTTCACCCATTTTCTTAGGTGAAGCTTTAGATAGCCCATTGGTGGCACGTGGATCAGTCTTACTCAATGGTGGAAGTACTACAACATCTGTAGCCACTGATGCTTCAAATGGCTTGATCCAAGATCGTAGTGAGTTGAATCAAATGGGTACTCGACTTGTACGTGGTATGAGTGCCATGCTGAATCAAAATGGCGGCATGATGCGGATGCGTCTTGAGCCGGATGCACTCGGTGAAGTACGTATTCAAATGAATCTGAATCGTGGCAGCGTATCAGTGTCTTTTGAGGCATCCTCAGCAGAAGCCCGCGGCTTGATACAGCAGCACCTTCAGACATTGGAAGCAGCCCTTAAAGCCCAAGGAATGACAGTCGAGCAACTGACTGTGAAGGGTGGGCAGTCTACCGCAGGTCAATCCAGTGAATCGCAGCAGGGCCAGTATGGGGACGAGGCAGGAGAGAGAGAAGAGCACGGCCAAGATCGCGGCGATCACAATTCTGAGAAAAGAGCTGGTGAAGATCGCTTCGCCCCGCTCCTTGATTTGCTGAATTTAGAATCAATAGCAGTTGAAGAAAAAGAGCATCTAAGCACGGAGGCGATGTGA
- a CDS encoding flagellar hook-basal body complex protein → MPSTTALFTGLSGLATNARRLDVIGNNIANVNSTAFKSNRIHFAPTFSRTLSMGTSPTGLTGGTNPRQIGQGIMISATQRDFQNGAISATGISTDVAIEGDGFFVVQQAGEQFYTRAGSFQLNENNDLVTVSGGRVMGYGVDDNFGLVEGQLEGINVPLGVLTIAEATRNMSFSGNFNAAGTPATTGSIHESRAFYLNDPSLDPGNLLLDTSIDLTDPANVLYIDDGSGGSSVALEGGSNASITISGIEKGGQDIGEYTFAFSSTEVAGADAFGTTLQDFLDFMGDVMGLDSSTVSGQSLGGGVSFADGVITVNGNEGTAQDLNIDTADMIVNSDSATGINAPFVMTKTASADGESVRTSFVVYDSLGTPITVDLTFVLQEALDGEGTTWEFVAESSDNADVDRLVGNGVVKFDDSGQFISTTNESFSITRDNGAVSPLTVRMDFASEGGPVSALTGNVSQLAATFQDGSSLGTLASFSIGEDGTISGAFTNGLLRPIGQISLAKFANSAGLEDAGDNLFRVGANSGEAIVASPLEFGTGRLIGGALEMSNVDLSQEFISMILASTGYSAASRVITTTDELMDRLLALGR, encoded by the coding sequence ATGCCATCAACCACAGCACTATTCACCGGACTTTCAGGGTTGGCAACAAATGCAAGGCGTCTGGATGTCATTGGTAACAACATTGCCAACGTCAATTCAACCGCATTTAAGTCCAACCGAATCCACTTCGCCCCGACGTTTAGTCGAACGCTTTCGATGGGCACCTCACCGACGGGGCTCACTGGCGGAACAAATCCGCGACAGATTGGCCAGGGCATTATGATCTCGGCCACGCAACGAGACTTCCAGAATGGCGCAATCAGTGCTACTGGTATCTCTACTGATGTCGCTATTGAAGGTGATGGGTTCTTTGTTGTGCAGCAGGCAGGTGAGCAGTTCTATACGCGCGCAGGCTCTTTTCAACTGAACGAGAATAATGATCTGGTCACCGTTTCGGGTGGGCGTGTCATGGGGTATGGAGTTGATGATAATTTCGGCCTCGTGGAAGGGCAGTTAGAGGGAATCAATGTCCCTCTTGGCGTCCTTACAATTGCAGAAGCAACACGAAACATGAGCTTTAGTGGCAACTTCAATGCAGCAGGTACACCAGCAACGACTGGATCCATACATGAGAGTCGGGCCTTTTATCTAAATGACCCAAGCTTAGATCCTGGAAATCTCCTACTCGATACCAGCATTGATTTAACCGATCCAGCGAATGTGCTTTATATCGATGATGGAAGTGGCGGCTCATCGGTTGCATTAGAAGGGGGCTCTAACGCGTCCATTACGATTAGTGGAATTGAAAAGGGTGGCCAAGATATCGGCGAATACACCTTTGCCTTTTCTTCTACAGAAGTTGCTGGCGCTGACGCATTCGGCACAACGCTTCAGGACTTTCTTGACTTTATGGGAGATGTCATGGGGCTTGATAGCTCCACGGTTTCTGGTCAATCCTTAGGCGGCGGTGTTTCTTTTGCTGATGGTGTCATCACCGTCAATGGCAATGAAGGCACTGCTCAAGATTTGAATATTGATACCGCTGACATGATTGTCAACAGTGACTCTGCAACAGGTATTAATGCTCCATTTGTCATGACAAAGACTGCAAGTGCTGACGGTGAATCAGTACGCACGAGTTTTGTGGTTTACGATTCTTTAGGTACGCCTATTACAGTTGATTTGACCTTCGTGCTTCAAGAGGCGCTCGATGGAGAAGGTACGACTTGGGAGTTTGTGGCCGAATCAAGTGATAACGCAGATGTAGATCGCCTGGTTGGAAATGGTGTGGTTAAATTTGATGACAGTGGCCAGTTTATTTCTACGACCAATGAGTCGTTTAGTATTACTCGAGACAATGGCGCTGTGTCGCCGCTCACCGTCCGAATGGATTTTGCGAGTGAGGGAGGGCCGGTCAGCGCGCTGACCGGAAATGTGAGTCAGTTAGCAGCTACATTCCAAGATGGTTCTTCGCTTGGCACACTGGCTTCTTTCTCGATTGGTGAAGATGGAACAATATCCGGAGCGTTTACAAACGGATTATTGCGACCTATCGGGCAAATATCATTGGCCAAGTTCGCTAATTCAGCTGGACTTGAGGATGCAGGAGATAATCTCTTTCGTGTTGGCGCTAATTCTGGAGAGGCAATTGTTGCAAGCCCACTAGAGTTTGGCACTGGCCGATTGATTGGCGGCGCTTTGGAGATGTCGAACGTTGATCTCTCACAAGAATTCATCAGTATGATATTGGCTTCAACAGGATACTCTGCGGCAAGTCGAGTGATCACGACCACTGATGAACTGATGGATCGCCTTCTGGCCCTGGGTCGCTAA
- a CDS encoding FliH/SctL family protein, with protein sequence MPLIKSNQAAEATSGAVVVDFEDLGRQATRILDDARAKASEIIAKASQEALEIKAKAAVEGMAQGQTEGFKTGLSDGHAKGEAEAQASHSEAIVQLVAQWQTQINSFVDSRAQLLESCRTQAIQLSLAIARRVVYRVVHEDPGVVADQLSDALAMVSQTSEVEVVIHPDQDALVRDVLPDICATLQQVDSVALTLDAAITPGGCLVRTRGGAIDATIETQIDRIIDELIPSVHDGTGL encoded by the coding sequence ATGCCACTGATTAAATCCAACCAGGCAGCAGAAGCGACAAGTGGAGCTGTTGTTGTTGATTTCGAAGATCTTGGTCGGCAGGCGACTCGCATTCTTGATGATGCTCGAGCGAAAGCGTCGGAGATTATTGCGAAGGCTTCTCAAGAAGCATTAGAAATTAAAGCCAAGGCTGCTGTAGAGGGGATGGCTCAGGGACAAACTGAGGGATTCAAAACGGGCTTATCAGATGGCCACGCCAAGGGAGAGGCTGAAGCTCAAGCAAGTCATAGCGAGGCAATTGTGCAGCTCGTTGCACAGTGGCAGACACAAATCAACTCGTTTGTTGATAGTCGTGCTCAGCTACTTGAATCGTGTCGGACACAGGCTATTCAGCTTTCGCTGGCAATTGCCAGGCGGGTTGTTTACCGCGTCGTTCATGAAGATCCAGGCGTCGTAGCAGATCAACTTTCCGATGCACTGGCAATGGTTTCTCAAACGTCTGAAGTCGAAGTGGTGATACATCCAGATCAGGATGCTCTTGTTCGTGACGTATTGCCAGATATCTGTGCGACACTACAACAAGTCGATTCAGTTGCACTGACGCTTGACGCTGCCATTACACCTGGGGGATGTCTGGTGCGTACTCGGGGCGGTGCCATTGATGCAACTATTGAGACTCAAATTGATCGTATCATCGACGAACTGATTCCATCCGTACATGATGGGACTGGCCTTTGA